Genomic DNA from Deltaproteobacteria bacterium HGW-Deltaproteobacteria-4:
CTGATCACCCCGATTGCGATGGACAAAGAACTGCGCTTCGCCATTCGCGAAGGTGGTCGCACTGTCGGCGCGGGTGTCGTTGCCGAAATTATCGAGTAACAGCGGCTTATTAAATCTCAAATCGCCTTGCTCTCCCACCAGGAAGGGGCAAGGGGAGGAACTGACAAATGCGGGACATTATTACCCTCTCTTGCACTGAGTGCAAGCAACGTAACTATACAACAACAAAAAACAAGAAGACGACTCCGGACAAGCT
This window encodes:
- the rpmG gene encoding 50S ribosomal protein L33, which gives rise to MRDIITLSCTECKQRNYTTTKNKKTTPDKLEFSKYCRFCRKHTPHRETK